One stretch of Daphnia pulicaria isolate SC F1-1A chromosome 8, SC_F0-13Bv2, whole genome shotgun sequence DNA includes these proteins:
- the LOC124312510 gene encoding uncharacterized protein LOC124312510: MAILELAEVLRRDTGDATFWIFLILNMLTFTAGLFWFNILIVGLSSYLSGLEMAKVYEQILCPILLHLHPKDFSSAFLISSILSRQLLRGKSHVFTAIEAALSMLEAANFAAFLAYSFSSSLKSL, from the exons ATGGCCATTCTGGAACTCGCGGAAGTCCTGCGACGTGAT ACGGGCGACGCAACCTTTTGGATATTTCTAATTCTGAACATGTTGACGTTTACTGCGGGATTGTTCTGGTTCAACATTCTCATTGTTGGTCTCAGTAGCTACTTATCTGGACTCGAAATGGCCAAAGTTTATG aacaaATATTGTGCCCTATTTTACTTCATTTGCATCCAAAAGACTTTTCATCAgcgtttttaatttcttcaattttgagTCGCCAATTATTACGTGGAAAA TCTCATGTATTTACAGCAATCGAAGCGGCGTTATCGATGCTTGAAGCTGCCAATTTTGCCGCATTTTTAGCatactctttttcttcttctttaaagtCGTTGTAA
- the LOC124312460 gene encoding uncharacterized protein LOC124312460 isoform X1: MQSVKDQKVDSDGWLKYFVYGNNLACRCIEKCYCCVSGYRLSALEINRAACSCIFRLWVSKALVDPMGAFYHQCFNPPGNKLPNRKEINTKRSFADVENSKLSNPLRYAYLIEFLNYWIYILSVFIGSWFMARCSAAKLWRAIEDMLAHPIIVSRGYGSLPQYFRVQCVFRCLVALLLNLILFAFQSLSSIQLELNCCPQYPPSTNAAVVWNYQRQFGIACRSVEKL; this comes from the exons ATGCAAAGTGTTAAGGACCAAAAG GTAGACAGCGATGGGTGGCTTAAATACTTCGTTTATGGTAATAATCTCG CTTGCAGGTGCATCGAAAAATGCTACTGCTGCGTGTCGGGTTATCGGTTATCGGCGTTGGAGATTAATCGTGCAGCATGCAGCTGTATCTTCCGGTTATGGGTGTCGAAAGCGCTCGTCGATCCGATGG GAGCCTTCTATCACCAGTGCTTTAACCCGCCCGGAAACAAACTACCGAATAGGAAAGAAATTAATACGAAAAG GTCGTTTGCCGACGTGGAAAATAGCAAACTGTCAAATCCATTACGGTATGCATATTTGATAGAATTTCTCAATTACTGGATCTACATTTTGTCCGTATTTATTGGCTCCTGGTTCATGGCAAG ATGTTCAGCTGCTAAGTTATGGCGTGCTATAGAAGATATGCTTGCACATCCCATTATTGTCTCCCGAGGATACGGCTCACTGCCGCAATACTTCCGCGTCCAGTGCGTCTTCCGCTGCCTCGTAGCA TTATTGCTGAACTTGATTTTATTTGCATTCCAAAGTCTCAGCAGCATTCAGCTGGAACTGAATTGCTGCCCTCAGTATCCTCCGTCAACAAATGCAGCTGTCGTCTGGAATTATCAACGCCAATTTGGCATCGCCTGCCGATCAGTCGAGAAACTCTGA
- the LOC124312460 gene encoding uncharacterized protein LOC124312460 isoform X2 yields the protein MLKSDKVDSDGWLKYFVYGNNLACRCIEKCYCCVSGYRLSALEINRAACSCIFRLWVSKALVDPMGAFYHQCFNPPGNKLPNRKEINTKRSFADVENSKLSNPLRYAYLIEFLNYWIYILSVFIGSWFMARCSAAKLWRAIEDMLAHPIIVSRGYGSLPQYFRVQCVFRCLVALLLNLILFAFQSLSSIQLELNCCPQYPPSTNAAVVWNYQRQFGIACRSVEKL from the exons ATGCTTAAAAGTGACAAG GTAGACAGCGATGGGTGGCTTAAATACTTCGTTTATGGTAATAATCTCG CTTGCAGGTGCATCGAAAAATGCTACTGCTGCGTGTCGGGTTATCGGTTATCGGCGTTGGAGATTAATCGTGCAGCATGCAGCTGTATCTTCCGGTTATGGGTGTCGAAAGCGCTCGTCGATCCGATGG GAGCCTTCTATCACCAGTGCTTTAACCCGCCCGGAAACAAACTACCGAATAGGAAAGAAATTAATACGAAAAG GTCGTTTGCCGACGTGGAAAATAGCAAACTGTCAAATCCATTACGGTATGCATATTTGATAGAATTTCTCAATTACTGGATCTACATTTTGTCCGTATTTATTGGCTCCTGGTTCATGGCAAG ATGTTCAGCTGCTAAGTTATGGCGTGCTATAGAAGATATGCTTGCACATCCCATTATTGTCTCCCGAGGATACGGCTCACTGCCGCAATACTTCCGCGTCCAGTGCGTCTTCCGCTGCCTCGTAGCA TTATTGCTGAACTTGATTTTATTTGCATTCCAAAGTCTCAGCAGCATTCAGCTGGAACTGAATTGCTGCCCTCAGTATCCTCCGTCAACAAATGCAGCTGTCGTCTGGAATTATCAACGCCAATTTGGCATCGCCTGCCGATCAGTCGAGAAACTCTGA
- the LOC124312460 gene encoding uncharacterized protein LOC124312460 isoform X3 has protein sequence MQSVKDQKVDSDGWLKYFVYACRCIEKCYCCVSGYRLSALEINRAACSCIFRLWVSKALVDPMGAFYHQCFNPPGNKLPNRKEINTKRSFADVENSKLSNPLRYAYLIEFLNYWIYILSVFIGSWFMARCSAAKLWRAIEDMLAHPIIVSRGYGSLPQYFRVQCVFRCLVALLLNLILFAFQSLSSIQLELNCCPQYPPSTNAAVVWNYQRQFGIACRSVEKL, from the exons ATGCAAAGTGTTAAGGACCAAAAG GTAGACAGCGATGGGTGGCTTAAATACTTCGTTTATG CTTGCAGGTGCATCGAAAAATGCTACTGCTGCGTGTCGGGTTATCGGTTATCGGCGTTGGAGATTAATCGTGCAGCATGCAGCTGTATCTTCCGGTTATGGGTGTCGAAAGCGCTCGTCGATCCGATGG GAGCCTTCTATCACCAGTGCTTTAACCCGCCCGGAAACAAACTACCGAATAGGAAAGAAATTAATACGAAAAG GTCGTTTGCCGACGTGGAAAATAGCAAACTGTCAAATCCATTACGGTATGCATATTTGATAGAATTTCTCAATTACTGGATCTACATTTTGTCCGTATTTATTGGCTCCTGGTTCATGGCAAG ATGTTCAGCTGCTAAGTTATGGCGTGCTATAGAAGATATGCTTGCACATCCCATTATTGTCTCCCGAGGATACGGCTCACTGCCGCAATACTTCCGCGTCCAGTGCGTCTTCCGCTGCCTCGTAGCA TTATTGCTGAACTTGATTTTATTTGCATTCCAAAGTCTCAGCAGCATTCAGCTGGAACTGAATTGCTGCCCTCAGTATCCTCCGTCAACAAATGCAGCTGTCGTCTGGAATTATCAACGCCAATTTGGCATCGCCTGCCGATCAGTCGAGAAACTCTGA